In a single window of the Elaeis guineensis isolate ETL-2024a chromosome 4, EG11, whole genome shotgun sequence genome:
- the LOC140857529 gene encoding uncharacterized protein, translated as MSKKKDPERDIGWDHGEMLSVRHHWRCKWCNIEFKGGGMTRLKQHLARGYPDVSMCRKCPQEVRQLMKKHFADSKAAKERAKQKKTEIDRRAAELLSYHSRESEEASAPDDEAQIEAAIQTSLADQYQQEEMARYRERFGPSYYESRSGSATSRGEFELRRTTSVREPGGRGSRRSMFSLLGAFGRRRSSRDIPAGASIQDLDPHALSCKDSKQQRIDSMLKKDKKKDMWRAIGS; from the coding sequence atgagtaagaagaaagatccagagcgtgacatcggttgggatcatggcgagatgctctcggttcggcatcattggagatgcaaatggtgcaacatagagttcaagggaggagggatgactaggttgaagcagcatctggctcgtggttatcctgatgtgtccatGTGTCGGAAATGTCCGCAAGAGgtccgacaattgatgaaaaagcactttgctgattcaaaagcagcgaaagaaagggcaaagcagaaaaagaccgaaatagaccgtcgagctgcagagctactttcttatcactctagagagtcagaggaggcttctgctccagatgatgaggcacagattgaggctgccattcagACGAGCTTGGCGGATCAGTACCAGCAGGAGGAGATGGCCCGATACAGAGAGCGATTCGGACCATCATACTACGAATCAAGATCTGGATCAGCGACTAGTAGGGGAGAATTCGAGTTAAGaaggactacctcagtcagagagcctggTGGTAGAGGGAGTAGACGCAGCATGTtttctttgttgggagcttttggcaggaggaggtcctccagagatattccagcaggagccagcattcaggatttggatccacatgctttgtcttgcaaggattcaaagcagcaaagaattgacagtatgctgaaaaaagataagaagaaggatatgtggcgagctattggatcatga
- the LOC140856927 gene encoding uncharacterized protein, producing the protein LIISSNLIYNFAFVAEWWIHFGTSVKNLRHMAVRILSQTVSASSCERNWSTFALIHSKQKNRLTQKCLDDLVYVHYNLRLRLKCIQEEVQLKYTDPTLDDYADEDDDPIIGWLTGQQQEPELDEPGSPPRPASVVAREIRVDPGQWAEKNIPHRLSETQSQRGTRGEKKRQLYVHHSREYRSYLVQIRTSERVMMILVVVAMDLMIREKLKDRSPPFMRQSQGDIRFTDESQFTHVTQDRDHGGRVGRDRGEPILYRRRAPKGRPAHDAAADDLARGVGSMDVSGSSSHYGSYYLQPPYDPYAYGASEVSSFSGYYPMQPGASYGSDFATGIFGWTPSQLYHHLEDTSQSQNFSERSEMSYNPERMSYGMMNIREYGAAWLEG; encoded by the exons ttaataatatcatcaaatttgatatataattttgcttttgtagctgaatggtggattcattttggaacgtcagtaaaaaatttgagacatatggctgtccgtattctttctcagacggtctctgctagtAGCTGTGAGCGTAATTGGTCCACTTTTGCCCTTATCCATAGCAAACAGAaaaatcgtctgacacaaaaatgcctcgacgatcttgtatatgttcactacaatctgaggttgaggctaaaatgtattcaggaggaagttcagttgaagtacactgatccgacgctggatgattatgccgacgaggatgacgatccgatcatcggatggcttacaggtcagcagcaggagccagagcttgatgagccaggatcccctccacgaccagccagtgtggtggcgagggagatcagggtggatccagggcaatgggcagaaaaaaatattccacataggCTTTCA gaaactcagtcacagaggggcacaaggggagaaaagaaaagacagttgtacgtgcaccactctcgagagtacaggagctatctggttcagatacggacatcagagagagtgatgatgatactggtagtagtagctatggatctgatgatcagggagaAACTGAAGGATAGGAGTCCACCATTTATGAGACAGTCacagggtgatattcgattcaccgatgagtctcagtttacgcatgtcacacaggatagggatcatggtggacgagtcggtagagatcgtggggaACCGATTTTATATAGACGACGGGCTCCTAAaggtcgtccagcacatgatgcagctgcggacgatcttgcacgtggagtaggatccatggatgtatctggatcatcctcacattatggatcctattatctacagccaccttatgatccatatgcatatggtgcatccgaggtatCATCTtttagtggttactaccctatgcagcctggagcatcttacggatcagattttgctactggcatatttggatggactCCTTCACAActgtaccatcatctcgaggatacttctcagagtcagaattttagcgagaggtctgagatgtcttacaatccagagaggatgtcttatgggatgatgaatattcgagagtacggtgcagcttggctagaagGTTAG